In Chroicocephalus ridibundus chromosome 4, bChrRid1.1, whole genome shotgun sequence, one genomic interval encodes:
- the PPM1A gene encoding protein phosphatase 1A isoform X1, producing the protein MGAFLDKPKMEKHNAQGQGNGLRYGLSSMQGWRVEMEDAHTAVIGLPNGLDGWSFFAVYDGHAGSQVAKYCCEHLLDHITSNQDFKGPDGPPSVESVKSGIRTGFLQIDEHMRVISEKKHGADRSGSTAVGVMISPQHTYFINCGDSRGLLCRNRKVHFFTQDHKPSNPLEKERIQNAGGSVMIQRVNGSLAVSRALGDFDYKCVHGKGPTEQLVSPEPEVYEIERSEEDDQFIILACDGIWDVMGNEELCDFVRSRLEVTDDLEKVCNEIVDTCLYKGSRDNMSVILICFPNAPKVLPEAVKREAELDKYLESRVEEIIKKQGEGVPDLVHVMRTLATESIPNLPPGGELASKRSVIEAVYNRLNPYRNDDTDSASTDDMW; encoded by the exons ATGGGAGCATTTTTAGACAAGCCAAAGATGGAGAAGCATAATGCCCAGGGGCAAGGGAATGGGCTTCGCTACGGTCTGAGTAGCATGCAAGGCTGGCGAGTTGAAATGGAGGATGCACATACGGCTGTGATTGGTTTGCCAAATGGACTTGATGGATGGTCATTTTTTGCTGTATATGATGGGCATGCTGGATCACAGGTTGCCAAGTACTGCTGTGAGCATTTATTAGATCACATCACAAGCAACCAGGATTTTAAAGGGCCAGATGGGCCACCATCTGTGGAAAGTGTAAAGAGCGGCATCAGAACAGGTTTTCTGCAAATTGATGAACACATGAGAGTCATCTCCGAGAAGAAACATGGTGCAGACAGAAGTGGGTCAACAGCTGTGGGTGTCATGATTTCTCCCCAACATACGTACTTCATCAACTGTGGAGACTCAAGAGGTTTACTATGTAGAAATAGGAAGGTTCACTTCTTCACACAGGATCACAAACCAAGTAATCCACTGGAGAAGGAGCGTATACAGAATGCAGGTGGCTCTGTAATGATTCAACGTGTGAATGGCTCTCTTGCTGTTTCAAGGGCACTTGGGGACTTTGATTACAAATGTGTCCATGGGAAAGGTCCTACAGAACAGCTAGTCTCACCTGAGCCTGAAGTTTATGAAATTGAGAGATCAGAAGAAGATGATCAGTTCATCATACTGGCTTGCGACGGTATCTGGGATGTTATGGGAAACGAAGAGCTGTGTGACTTTGTAAGATCCAGACTTGAAGTCACTGATGACCTCGAGAAAGTTTGCAATGAGATAGTTGACACCTGCTTGTACAAG gGAAGTCGAGACAACATGAGTGTGATATTGATCTGTTTTCCGAATGCACCAAAGGTATTGCCAGAGGCGGTGAAAAGAGAGGCAGAGTTGGACAAGTACCTGGAAAGCAGAGTAGAAG AGATCATAAAGAAGCAGGGTGAAGGAGTCCCAGACTTAGTCCACGTGATGCGTACGTTAGCAACTGAGAGCATCCCAAACCTCCCGCCAGGGGGTGAATTGGCAAGCAA GCGGAGTGTGATTGAAGCTGTTTATAACAGACTGAACCCCTACAGGAATGATGATACT gactCTGCCTCAACTGATGATATGTGGTAA
- the PPM1A gene encoding protein phosphatase 1A isoform X2 translates to MGAFLDKPKMEKHNAQGQGNGLRYGLSSMQGWRVEMEDAHTAVIGLPNGLDGWSFFAVYDGHAGSQVAKYCCEHLLDHITSNQDFKGPDGPPSVESVKSGIRTGFLQIDEHMRVISEKKHGADRSGSTAVGVMISPQHTYFINCGDSRGLLCRNRKVHFFTQDHKPSNPLEKERIQNAGGSVMIQRVNGSLAVSRALGDFDYKCVHGKGPTEQLVSPEPEVYEIERSEEDDQFIILACDGIWDVMGNEELCDFVRSRLEVTDDLEKVCNEIVDTCLYKGSRDNMSVILICFPNAPKVLPEAVKREAELDKYLESRVEGGV, encoded by the exons ATGGGAGCATTTTTAGACAAGCCAAAGATGGAGAAGCATAATGCCCAGGGGCAAGGGAATGGGCTTCGCTACGGTCTGAGTAGCATGCAAGGCTGGCGAGTTGAAATGGAGGATGCACATACGGCTGTGATTGGTTTGCCAAATGGACTTGATGGATGGTCATTTTTTGCTGTATATGATGGGCATGCTGGATCACAGGTTGCCAAGTACTGCTGTGAGCATTTATTAGATCACATCACAAGCAACCAGGATTTTAAAGGGCCAGATGGGCCACCATCTGTGGAAAGTGTAAAGAGCGGCATCAGAACAGGTTTTCTGCAAATTGATGAACACATGAGAGTCATCTCCGAGAAGAAACATGGTGCAGACAGAAGTGGGTCAACAGCTGTGGGTGTCATGATTTCTCCCCAACATACGTACTTCATCAACTGTGGAGACTCAAGAGGTTTACTATGTAGAAATAGGAAGGTTCACTTCTTCACACAGGATCACAAACCAAGTAATCCACTGGAGAAGGAGCGTATACAGAATGCAGGTGGCTCTGTAATGATTCAACGTGTGAATGGCTCTCTTGCTGTTTCAAGGGCACTTGGGGACTTTGATTACAAATGTGTCCATGGGAAAGGTCCTACAGAACAGCTAGTCTCACCTGAGCCTGAAGTTTATGAAATTGAGAGATCAGAAGAAGATGATCAGTTCATCATACTGGCTTGCGACGGTATCTGGGATGTTATGGGAAACGAAGAGCTGTGTGACTTTGTAAGATCCAGACTTGAAGTCACTGATGACCTCGAGAAAGTTTGCAATGAGATAGTTGACACCTGCTTGTACAAG gGAAGTCGAGACAACATGAGTGTGATATTGATCTGTTTTCCGAATGCACCAAAGGTATTGCCAGAGGCGGTGAAAAGAGAGGCAGAGTTGGACAAGTACCTGGAAAGCAGAGTAGAAG GCGGAGTGTGA